From Acidovorax sp. FHTAMBA, one genomic window encodes:
- a CDS encoding flagellar assembly protein FliH: MMPSSSQRSYSRFIPSEEVGDFTQWKFGAVDGSDLIEPEPEPEVEIPVEVDEAAQQALVQQACDDAYAEGFAQGQAQTALEWQQRLDAYIAQQGREMAQRLQGVVQTLDASLIDMQQDMAQQLLELACDIARQVVRQELSVNPNALQPVVREAVGMLVTEGRPALVRLHPDDMEAMAQPLREEMDSPGVQWMADASVPPGGCLVESAGTVVDGSLDKRWQRAIAALGLQSPWDEEGGDEH, encoded by the coding sequence ATGATGCCTTCGTCTAGCCAGCGTTCGTATTCGCGCTTCATTCCCAGTGAGGAAGTGGGTGACTTCACACAGTGGAAGTTTGGCGCGGTAGACGGCTCCGATCTGATCGAACCCGAGCCGGAGCCCGAGGTCGAGATTCCGGTTGAGGTGGACGAGGCCGCGCAGCAGGCGTTGGTTCAGCAGGCGTGTGACGATGCCTATGCCGAGGGTTTTGCCCAAGGCCAGGCCCAGACGGCCCTTGAGTGGCAGCAGCGCCTGGACGCGTACATCGCCCAGCAAGGGCGTGAGATGGCACAGCGCCTGCAAGGTGTGGTGCAGACGCTGGATGCAAGCCTGATAGACATGCAGCAGGACATGGCCCAGCAGCTGCTGGAGCTGGCCTGCGATATAGCGCGCCAGGTGGTGCGGCAGGAGCTGTCCGTCAACCCCAACGCGTTGCAACCCGTGGTACGGGAAGCGGTGGGCATGCTCGTGACAGAAGGGCGCCCGGCGCTGGTGCGTCTTCACCCCGACGACATGGAGGCGATGGCCCAGCCTCTGCGGGAAGAAATGGACTCCCCCGGGGTGCAATGGATGGCCGATGCGTCCGTGCCGCCGGGCGGGTGCCTGGTGGAGTCTGCCGGTACCGTGGTGGATGGCAGTCTGGACAAGCGTTGGCAGCGCGCCATCGCAGCCCTTGGACTGCAGTCTCCGTGGGACGAGGAGGGTGGCGATGAGCATTGA
- the fliE gene encoding flagellar hook-basal body complex protein FliE — MDLRISSSTTPLTGAGLARRAAAPQNDANEVGFSGALKGALQSVSAAQNRSTNLQNEVQMENPSVSLEETMVAIQKAQIGFQATLHVRNRMVQAYTDIMNMQV, encoded by the coding sequence ATGGACCTTCGCATCTCAAGCTCTACCACCCCGCTCACGGGTGCCGGCCTGGCGCGCCGTGCTGCAGCGCCGCAAAACGACGCCAATGAAGTGGGATTCTCGGGCGCGCTCAAAGGCGCGCTGCAGTCCGTGAGCGCCGCGCAGAACCGCTCCACCAACCTGCAAAACGAAGTACAGATGGAAAACCCTTCTGTGAGCCTGGAAGAAACCATGGTGGCCATCCAGAAGGCCCAGATCGGGTTTCAGGCCACGCTGCACGTGCGCAACCGCATGGTGCAGGCCTATACCGACATCATGAACATGCAGGTGTAG
- a CDS encoding flagellin: MASTINTNVASLTAQRNLGTSQSSLNTSIQRLSSGLRINSAKDDAAGLAISERFTGQIRGMNQAVRNANDGISLAQTAEGAMKASGDILQRVRELAVQSANASNSASDRQALQQEVSQLVSELDRISQTTEFNGSKLLDGSFGTQQFQVGANANQTITAATANMRTTTYGNNQNTSVNGAGGAASGAAWGANSTTSGTVAINGSLGSKTVNIADNATAKTIAGNINAVQADTGVSATARTTAQVSFGAAGSYTLALRSDNSADLNVSFTLSASNTSEGLTAAVSAINEQSSKTGVTATVNAAGTAIELTNATGNDIRVADTAVQNAGAVTVTKLQADGTAVAGDVVLAADTVANNSLTSGYVVLDSAKSFSTDVTTSNAFTDAGSSLQKVSDLDVTTFKKATEALKTVDSALSYVSSERAKLGALQSRFETSIANLQVTSENLAASRSRILDADFAAETANLSRSQILQQAGTAMVAQANQLPQGVLALLR; encoded by the coding sequence ATGGCTTCCACCATCAATACCAACGTCGCATCGCTTACCGCCCAGCGCAACCTCGGCACCAGCCAGTCTTCGCTCAATACATCCATCCAGCGCCTGTCTTCGGGGCTGCGCATCAACAGCGCCAAGGACGACGCGGCAGGCCTGGCCATCTCTGAACGTTTCACGGGCCAGATCCGTGGCATGAACCAAGCTGTGCGCAATGCCAACGATGGAATTTCGCTGGCCCAGACGGCAGAAGGTGCAATGAAGGCGTCCGGCGACATCTTGCAGCGCGTGCGTGAGCTGGCGGTGCAATCGGCCAACGCCTCCAACAGCGCCAGCGACCGCCAAGCCCTGCAGCAGGAAGTCTCGCAACTCGTATCCGAACTGGACCGCATTTCGCAGACCACCGAATTCAACGGCTCCAAGCTGCTGGACGGCAGCTTCGGCACCCAGCAGTTCCAGGTCGGCGCCAATGCCAACCAGACCATCACGGCTGCTACTGCGAACATGCGCACCACCACGTACGGTAACAACCAGAATACGTCAGTCAACGGTGCGGGCGGTGCCGCCTCGGGCGCGGCGTGGGGTGCCAACAGCACGACGTCGGGCACGGTGGCTATCAACGGCTCCCTCGGCAGCAAGACGGTGAACATCGCGGACAACGCTACGGCCAAGACCATCGCCGGCAACATTAATGCCGTCCAGGCAGACACCGGGGTGAGCGCCACCGCGCGCACGACTGCGCAAGTGAGCTTCGGCGCTGCTGGCTCTTATACCCTGGCACTGCGCTCGGACAACAGTGCTGACCTGAACGTGTCGTTCACGCTTTCGGCGTCCAATACTTCCGAGGGGCTTACTGCTGCGGTCTCGGCGATCAACGAGCAGTCGTCGAAGACCGGCGTGACGGCTACGGTGAATGCCGCAGGAACCGCGATCGAGCTGACGAACGCGACCGGCAATGACATCCGTGTGGCAGATACCGCAGTCCAAAACGCTGGCGCTGTGACGGTCACCAAGCTTCAGGCCGACGGCACCGCTGTAGCGGGTGATGTCGTCCTGGCAGCCGACACCGTCGCCAATAACTCGCTCACCAGCGGTTATGTGGTACTGGATTCGGCAAAGTCCTTCTCGACGGACGTGACCACTTCCAACGCGTTCACGGATGCGGGCTCGTCGCTGCAGAAGGTCTCCGACCTGGACGTCACCACCTTCAAGAAAGCTACAGAGGCGCTCAAGACCGTGGATTCGGCGCTTTCGTATGTGAGCAGCGAGCGCGCCAAGCTTGGCGCCCTACAGTCGCGCTTCGAAACGTCGATTGCCAATTTGCAAGTGACCTCTGAAAACCTTGCTGCTTCGCGCAGCCGCATCTTGGATGCTGATTTCGCTGCAGAAACCGCCAACCTTTCGCGCTCGCAGATCCTGCAACAGGCCGGTACGGCAATGGTGGCCCAGGCCAACCAGCTGCCCCAAGGTGTGTTGGCCCTGCTGCGTTAA
- the fliD gene encoding flagellar filament capping protein FliD yields the protein MATISSPGVGTNGLDVKSIITQLVALEKKPLDTLKLQAATVSTKISAFGQIKSLVSAFSDAAGKLASLTGWNGVSTTSSDSKFVSATAIGGTLPTTFSVEVQGLAKAQATASAALLPVGGALGAGTLRLELGKWSVAPASFTPSSGQPVDIAITATDKLSDVASKINGANAGVTASILSDASGERLLLRSKSTGEEFGFRLSVMEGGDTDITSPGNTDASGLSRLVAGSTMTQVAANAKATVNGIAVTSATNTFASTISGVTFKAEQVTTAAVDITVSKDDSAIKANIDAFVKAYNDINQLLQEATKFDPKTNSAGLFQGDSTTVALQNSLRNAIQSVTSSGGPFQRLVDLGITQQRGGDLAVDSAKLNKALTENPEDVKNFFRSTGGGAADGVAVKIKALATNLLSNDGFFKSKDDSLQLSLKRNSQDQMRVNEKVDAFEKRITRRYNALDTQLSSLNGLNAYISQQVSAWNKSTGG from the coding sequence ATGGCAACCATTTCATCCCCAGGCGTAGGCACAAACGGGCTTGATGTCAAAAGCATCATCACCCAGCTGGTCGCTCTGGAAAAAAAGCCCCTGGACACACTGAAACTCCAGGCTGCCACGGTTAGCACCAAAATTTCTGCCTTTGGTCAGATCAAGTCGCTGGTCTCCGCCTTCTCAGACGCTGCTGGAAAACTGGCCAGCCTGACGGGCTGGAACGGCGTTTCAACTACGTCTTCAGACTCTAAGTTTGTATCGGCCACCGCTATTGGGGGCACGTTGCCCACCACTTTCAGTGTGGAGGTGCAGGGCTTGGCCAAGGCCCAGGCAACAGCCTCTGCGGCGCTGCTACCGGTAGGTGGTGCACTGGGCGCAGGCACACTGCGCCTTGAGCTGGGCAAGTGGAGTGTGGCACCCGCTTCGTTCACCCCCAGCAGCGGCCAGCCCGTGGACATTGCCATCACCGCCACTGACAAGCTGTCGGATGTGGCCAGCAAAATCAACGGCGCCAATGCCGGGGTGACTGCTTCGATCTTGTCGGATGCCTCCGGAGAGCGCCTGTTGCTGCGCAGCAAATCCACCGGCGAGGAGTTTGGCTTTCGTCTCAGTGTCATGGAAGGCGGTGATACAGATATCACCAGTCCTGGTAACACAGATGCTTCAGGTTTGTCGCGTTTGGTAGCTGGTAGCACCATGACCCAGGTGGCGGCCAACGCCAAGGCAACCGTCAATGGCATTGCCGTCACGTCTGCCACCAACACGTTTGCCTCCACGATTTCGGGCGTTACCTTCAAGGCCGAGCAGGTTACGACTGCGGCTGTGGATATCACTGTCAGCAAAGACGATTCGGCTATCAAGGCCAATATCGATGCGTTTGTGAAGGCTTACAACGACATCAACCAACTGTTGCAAGAGGCCACGAAGTTCGACCCCAAAACGAACTCTGCCGGTCTGTTTCAAGGTGACTCCACGACTGTGGCCCTTCAGAACTCTCTGCGCAACGCGATCCAGTCGGTTACCTCCTCCGGGGGGCCATTTCAGCGCTTGGTGGATCTTGGGATCACCCAGCAGCGGGGCGGCGATCTGGCAGTCGACAGTGCAAAGCTGAACAAGGCGCTCACCGAAAACCCAGAAGATGTGAAGAACTTCTTTCGCAGTACCGGCGGAGGTGCCGCAGACGGGGTCGCAGTCAAGATCAAGGCGCTTGCCACCAACCTTCTGTCGAATGATGGATTCTTCAAGTCCAAGGACGATTCCTTGCAGCTGAGTCTGAAACGCAACAGCCAGGACCAGATGCGGGTCAACGAGAAGGTGGATGCCTTTGAAAAGCGGATCACCAGACGGTACAACGCTCTGGATACGCAGTTGAGTAGCTTGAACGGACTGAATGCCTATATTTCGCAGCAGGTGTCTGCGTGGAACAAATCGACGGGTGGATAA
- the fliF gene encoding flagellar basal-body MS-ring/collar protein FliF, whose amino-acid sequence MSAVAEIPLTPPASPNWLQRLSALDRAQRMRLGVGVALLVAVAIAAIVLGRQPDYRVLFANLNDKDGGAIVAQLSQMNVPYKHADGGGAILIPADRVHDVRLRLATQGLPKGSVAGFELMEASKFGMTQFQERLNFQRGLEGELTRSIQALSSVQGARVHLALPNQNGFFREQQKPSASVLVSLHPGRILDRSQLAGIVHLVASSVPELAPSAVSVLDDTGKLLSQSPDTAAGAGVDAQQLLYVQQIEQQYTRRILDILEPVVGRNNVKAQVTAEVDFTQTESTSEQHRPNLAADASAIRSQQVVESMGAQGSALPTGVPGATTNQPPAAAAAPVNGANPAPTAAGQQAQGALAAGGKRESITNYEVDKTVRVTRGGSGSLKRVSAAVVVNYQSAEDKGKTVSKALTPEQLEQMTALVRETIGFNRERGDSVNLMNTPFQVDVAPNTEVPLWKQPEMIELAKTFAWPVGAVLFAALVLIFMVRPALKGGAAPKPRAIPVAGGQLDALESETPERPALPAPSKKDEVLPATPEQLRLEEARVLAKENPVAVANILKTWLNGDPV is encoded by the coding sequence ATGTCTGCAGTTGCCGAAATTCCTCTCACTCCCCCTGCCAGCCCGAACTGGCTGCAGCGGCTGTCTGCCCTCGACAGGGCGCAGCGCATGCGGCTGGGTGTGGGCGTGGCGCTGCTGGTGGCGGTGGCCATTGCGGCCATTGTGCTGGGGCGCCAGCCGGACTACCGGGTGCTGTTCGCCAATCTGAACGACAAGGATGGCGGTGCCATCGTGGCCCAGCTGTCGCAGATGAACGTGCCCTACAAGCATGCCGACGGCGGTGGCGCCATATTGATTCCTGCAGACCGGGTGCATGACGTGCGCCTGCGCCTGGCCACCCAGGGCCTGCCCAAGGGTTCGGTGGCAGGGTTTGAGCTGATGGAAGCCAGCAAATTCGGGATGACGCAGTTCCAGGAGCGGCTTAATTTCCAGCGCGGGCTGGAGGGGGAGCTCACCCGCTCGATCCAGGCGCTGTCGTCGGTGCAGGGGGCGCGTGTGCATCTGGCGCTGCCCAACCAGAACGGTTTTTTCCGCGAACAGCAAAAGCCTTCGGCATCCGTGCTGGTGAGCCTGCACCCCGGCCGTATTCTTGATCGCTCGCAACTTGCGGGCATTGTGCATCTGGTGGCCTCCAGCGTGCCAGAGCTCGCGCCTTCTGCCGTGAGCGTGCTGGATGACACGGGCAAGCTGCTGTCCCAGTCGCCCGATACCGCGGCTGGAGCCGGTGTAGACGCGCAACAACTCTTGTATGTGCAGCAGATCGAGCAGCAGTACACCCGCCGGATTCTGGACATTCTGGAGCCTGTGGTCGGCCGCAACAACGTCAAGGCCCAGGTGACCGCCGAGGTGGACTTTACCCAGACCGAGTCCACGTCCGAGCAGCACCGCCCCAACCTGGCGGCCGACGCCAGCGCCATCCGCAGCCAGCAGGTGGTGGAAAGCATGGGCGCCCAAGGTAGCGCCCTGCCCACCGGGGTGCCGGGTGCCACCACCAACCAGCCTCCCGCTGCGGCGGCAGCACCGGTCAATGGCGCCAACCCTGCGCCCACGGCAGCCGGACAGCAGGCCCAGGGCGCGCTGGCCGCGGGCGGCAAGCGCGAGTCCATCACCAACTACGAGGTGGACAAGACGGTACGCGTGACGCGGGGTGGGAGCGGAAGCCTCAAGCGGGTCAGCGCTGCGGTGGTGGTGAACTACCAGTCTGCCGAAGACAAGGGCAAGACCGTGTCCAAGGCACTCACGCCGGAGCAGCTGGAGCAGATGACCGCGCTGGTGCGCGAAACCATCGGCTTCAACCGTGAGCGCGGTGACTCTGTCAATCTGATGAACACCCCCTTCCAGGTGGACGTGGCGCCCAACACGGAGGTGCCGCTGTGGAAGCAGCCTGAAATGATCGAGCTGGCGAAGACCTTTGCATGGCCTGTGGGGGCGGTGCTCTTCGCCGCGCTGGTGCTGATCTTCATGGTGCGGCCTGCCCTGAAGGGTGGCGCTGCGCCCAAGCCCCGCGCCATCCCGGTGGCGGGCGGCCAGCTGGACGCCCTGGAGTCGGAAACCCCCGAGCGCCCTGCGCTGCCAGCGCCCTCCAAGAAGGACGAAGTGTTGCCCGCCACGCCAGAGCAACTGCGCCTGGAAGAAGCGCGCGTGCTGGCCAAGGAGAACCCCGTGGCTGTGGCCAACATCCTGAAAACCTGGCTGAACGGCGACCCCGTCTGA
- the fliS gene encoding flagellar export chaperone FliS yields MFSAYSPRAANAYQRINVETSMHTIDQHQLVNLLYEGVLNSIATARGAMARGDVLGKVNAISKAIRILEEGLSTSLDKVDGGELAQNLGALYDYCMRRLILANARNDDAMMQEVMRLIEPVAQGWNEIKKNGAAASAAVPATTGQPVLVEA; encoded by the coding sequence ATGTTCAGCGCCTACAGCCCCCGTGCAGCCAACGCTTACCAGCGCATCAATGTTGAAACCAGCATGCACACGATTGACCAGCACCAGCTGGTGAATCTGTTGTATGAGGGTGTGCTCAATTCCATCGCCACAGCCCGCGGCGCCATGGCACGTGGCGACGTGTTGGGCAAGGTCAACGCCATTTCCAAGGCCATTCGAATCCTGGAAGAGGGTTTAAGCACTTCGCTGGACAAGGTGGATGGCGGCGAGCTGGCCCAAAACCTGGGCGCCCTGTACGACTACTGCATGCGTCGCCTGATTCTGGCCAACGCCCGCAACGATGACGCCATGATGCAGGAAGTCATGCGATTGATTGAGCCCGTGGCACAGGGCTGGAATGAAATCAAGAAAAACGGCGCTGCGGCATCTGCCGCTGTGCCAGCCACCACTGGCCAGCCTGTGCTGGTGGAGGCATAA
- a CDS encoding flagellar protein FliT, with protein MSHMLIDYYKAIEDSSSKMLEAARLKDWDGVVRYEGACAVLIEQLRFKSQEHELLPEHKREKTRIMQRILRNDAQIRCLAEPWLAQFEHMFDGQPQMVH; from the coding sequence ATGTCCCACATGTTGATTGACTACTACAAAGCCATTGAAGACAGCAGCTCGAAAATGCTGGAGGCTGCACGCCTGAAAGACTGGGATGGTGTGGTGCGCTACGAAGGCGCCTGCGCGGTGCTGATCGAGCAGTTGCGTTTCAAGTCGCAAGAGCACGAGTTGCTGCCCGAGCACAAACGCGAGAAGACCCGCATCATGCAGCGCATTCTGCGCAACGATGCCCAGATCCGTTGCCTGGCCGAGCCCTGGCTGGCGCAGTTTGAGCACATGTTCGATGGCCAGCCGCAGATGGTGCACTGA
- the fliG gene encoding flagellar motor switch protein FliG, translating into MDDQGLNDAAIMLMSLGEEEAAEVFKHFSPKEVQKLGETIARMRSVSRDKVDQVINKFSNAAAAQSLLVSDTGNYVRAVLRRALGDDKAGLLIDRILQGGDVSGIESLKWMDPLSVAELLRNEHPQIVAAILVHLDADQASGILMHLTDRQRSEILLRVATLEGIQPTALKDLNEVLFKVLAGGDKIRKSSLGGVKAAAEIINLLGGNMDTVVLESIRGYDPDLAQKIMDKMFVFEDVLKLDDKAIQTVLKEVASETLIVALKGAVPELREKFLSNMSSRAAEALREDLESRGPMRLSEVEAQQKEILKTVRRLSDEGQIVIGSGGDDAFV; encoded by the coding sequence ATGGACGACCAAGGACTCAACGACGCAGCCATCATGCTGATGTCCCTCGGCGAGGAAGAGGCAGCCGAAGTCTTCAAGCATTTTTCGCCCAAAGAGGTGCAAAAGCTGGGCGAGACCATTGCGCGCATGCGCTCGGTGTCGCGCGACAAGGTGGACCAGGTCATCAACAAGTTCTCCAATGCCGCCGCAGCGCAGAGCCTGCTGGTGTCGGACACCGGCAACTACGTGCGGGCAGTGCTGCGGCGTGCGCTGGGCGATGACAAGGCCGGGCTGCTGATTGATCGCATCCTGCAGGGCGGGGATGTATCGGGTATCGAGAGTCTCAAGTGGATGGACCCGTTGTCGGTGGCAGAGCTCTTGCGCAACGAACACCCGCAGATCGTGGCTGCCATCCTGGTGCATCTGGACGCAGACCAGGCCTCAGGCATCCTGATGCACCTGACCGACCGCCAGCGCAGCGAAATCCTGCTGCGCGTGGCCACGCTGGAGGGCATCCAGCCCACGGCGCTCAAGGACCTGAACGAGGTGCTGTTCAAGGTGCTGGCGGGCGGAGACAAGATCCGCAAGAGCTCGCTGGGCGGTGTCAAGGCTGCGGCGGAAATCATCAATTTGCTGGGCGGCAACATGGATACGGTGGTGCTGGAGTCCATCCGTGGCTACGACCCCGATCTGGCACAAAAGATCATGGACAAGATGTTCGTGTTTGAGGATGTCCTCAAGCTCGACGACAAGGCCATCCAGACGGTGCTCAAGGAGGTTGCGTCCGAGACGCTCATCGTGGCGCTCAAGGGCGCGGTGCCGGAACTGCGCGAGAAGTTCCTGTCCAACATGTCTTCGCGCGCGGCAGAGGCCCTGCGCGAGGATCTGGAATCGCGCGGGCCGATGCGTCTGTCCGAGGTGGAGGCGCAGCAGAAGGAAATCCTGAAGACGGTACGGCGCCTGTCCGACGAGGGGCAGATCGTGATTGGATCTGGCGGTGATGATGCCTTCGTCTAG
- the fliJ gene encoding flagellar export protein FliJ has translation MSSLNSLAVAVEAASRKRDDARKVLQDVLAAQQAARAQLDQLQDYADEIQARWGAKADTTMKPEVMYHHYQFMDRLGHAAGVQTTVVGDHAGRVDRARRTLLEAELRLASLRKVMDKRKADLDLVQMRRDQKQTDERAALQYRSAMDGSAGREY, from the coding sequence ATGTCCAGCCTGAACTCTCTTGCCGTTGCCGTGGAGGCCGCGTCGCGCAAACGTGACGATGCACGCAAGGTGTTGCAGGACGTCTTGGCAGCGCAACAGGCAGCGCGGGCCCAGCTGGACCAACTGCAAGACTATGCGGACGAGATTCAGGCGCGGTGGGGCGCAAAGGCCGATACCACCATGAAGCCTGAGGTGATGTACCACCACTACCAGTTCATGGATCGTCTCGGTCATGCGGCAGGTGTTCAAACCACGGTGGTTGGCGACCATGCCGGCCGCGTGGACAGGGCCAGGCGAACCTTGCTGGAAGCCGAGCTGCGCCTGGCCAGTCTGCGCAAGGTGATGGACAAGCGCAAGGCAGATCTGGACTTGGTCCAGATGCGAAGAGATCAGAAACAAACGGACGAGCGGGCTGCCTTGCAGTACCGCAGTGCAATGGATGGCTCAGCAGGCCGGGAGTATTGA
- the fliI gene encoding flagellar protein export ATPase FliI, with product MSIDAPSAWTRLMDDARARVAEGTPLETRGTLTRLTGLVLEAVGIRVPVGSQCMVQMPGHAPVLAEVVGFSADRAFLMPAGDIHGLSSGASVVPAAPYIPVPRLGEPPRPLQRAGVLRLPMGEGLLGRVVDAQGFPLDHGGPVQDVVSEPMGRSQINAMDRDPVREPLDTGVRAINALLTVGRGQRLGLFAGSGVGKSVLLGMMARYTRADVIVVGLIGERGREVKEFVEDILGEDGRARSVVVAAPADAPPLLRMQGAAYATAVAEHFRDKGKHVLLLMDSLTRYAMAQREIALAIGEPPATKGYPPSCFAKLPQLVERSGNGLHGVGSITAFYTVLSEGDDQQDPIADAARAILDGHIVLSRALAETGHFPAIDIEQSASRVMHNVVAREHFDLARRFRAVYSRYQKSRDLVQVGAYMSGSDPALDEAIRLQPQMAAYLQQDMFEAASLDDSVAHMAAVLDH from the coding sequence ATGAGCATTGACGCCCCTTCTGCCTGGACACGCCTGATGGACGATGCGCGTGCGCGTGTGGCTGAGGGCACGCCCCTGGAGACGCGAGGCACGCTGACGCGGCTCACCGGTCTGGTGCTGGAGGCTGTGGGCATTCGCGTCCCGGTGGGATCGCAGTGCATGGTGCAGATGCCGGGCCATGCACCGGTGCTGGCGGAAGTGGTCGGGTTCTCCGCAGACCGCGCGTTTCTGATGCCGGCAGGGGACATCCATGGTCTGTCCAGCGGTGCCAGCGTGGTGCCCGCAGCGCCTTACATTCCGGTTCCGCGCCTTGGCGAGCCGCCTCGGCCCCTTCAGCGAGCTGGAGTACTGCGTCTGCCCATGGGCGAAGGCCTGCTCGGGCGGGTGGTGGATGCGCAGGGGTTTCCGCTGGACCATGGCGGGCCGGTGCAGGACGTGGTGTCGGAGCCCATGGGGCGCAGCCAGATCAATGCCATGGACCGTGATCCTGTGCGCGAACCACTGGACACCGGGGTACGTGCCATCAATGCCTTGCTCACGGTGGGGCGGGGCCAGCGGCTGGGCCTGTTCGCCGGTTCGGGTGTGGGCAAGAGCGTCTTGCTGGGCATGATGGCGCGCTACACACGGGCCGATGTGATCGTGGTGGGGCTCATCGGAGAGCGGGGGCGTGAGGTCAAGGAGTTTGTGGAAGACATCCTGGGTGAAGATGGCCGCGCACGCTCGGTGGTGGTGGCGGCACCCGCTGATGCGCCGCCGCTTCTGCGCATGCAGGGGGCTGCCTATGCCACCGCCGTGGCCGAGCATTTTCGGGACAAGGGCAAGCATGTGCTGTTGCTCATGGATTCACTGACCCGCTACGCCATGGCACAACGGGAAATCGCGCTGGCCATTGGTGAGCCGCCCGCCACCAAGGGTTACCCGCCATCGTGCTTTGCCAAGCTCCCCCAGTTGGTGGAACGCAGTGGCAACGGGCTTCACGGTGTGGGCTCGATCACTGCTTTTTACACCGTGTTGTCGGAAGGCGACGATCAGCAGGACCCTATCGCCGATGCCGCGCGCGCCATTCTGGATGGGCACATCGTTCTGTCCCGCGCTCTGGCCGAAACAGGGCACTTTCCGGCCATCGATATCGAACAGTCGGCATCCCGCGTGATGCACAACGTGGTTGCGCGCGAGCACTTTGACCTGGCGCGGCGGTTCCGGGCGGTGTATTCGCGCTACCAGAAGAGCCGGGACCTGGTGCAGGTGGGCGCGTACATGAGCGGCTCGGACCCTGCCCTGGATGAAGCGATCCGGCTGCAGCCCCAGATGGCTGCGTATTTGCAGCAGGACATGTTTGAGGCCGCGTCCCTTGATGACAGCGTGGCGCACATGGCAGCTGTGCTTGACCACTGA